One genomic segment of Podarcis raffonei isolate rPodRaf1 chromosome 7, rPodRaf1.pri, whole genome shotgun sequence includes these proteins:
- the LOC128417280 gene encoding mas-related G-protein coupled receptor member H-like, which yields MRNNSMESLSLLDTAENGNRTNNGTELPKNNNPYFELGAQEMAFIIIAVFSFVICIFGLIGNGTVIWFLGFRMKRNPFTTFILHLAVADLGVLICSIALLILLPLSVFSPSLENITWFIFFGISTFFFFYMYITGQFLLTAISVDRCVSVLFPIWHRCHRPQHLSTIVCALIWILTFLSIGLCIYASLAKKLFFFFFLVPPVLCFPLMLISTVILLIKVCFRSQQRNKGRVLRAILLALLFFLFFTFTLTFMILLLFLRFDISSPSLIVGHLCSCLNSSVNPLIYFLVGRKKQNRSRESMKVALRRLFKEEEHGREELELRVSPQI from the coding sequence ATGAGAAACAACAGCATGGAATCCCTGTCCCTTTTGGATACTGCAGAGAATGGAAACCGAACAAACAATGGCACCGAGCTccccaaaaataataatccctatTTTGAATTAGGGGCTCAAGAAatggcatttattattattgccgTCTTTAGTTTTGTTATTTGCATTTTTGGACTTATTGGGAATGGAACTGTCATCTGGTTTCTTGGCTTTCGCATGAAAAGGAATCCTTTCACCACCTTCATATTGCACCTGGCTGTTGCTGACCTTGGGGTCCTCATATGCTCGATTGCTTTGCTAATATTGCTACCTCTGTCTGTATTTTCACCGTCATTGGAAAATATCACCTGGTTTATATTTTTTGGTATCagtactttcttttttttctacatGTACATCACTGGTCAATTTCTGTTGACAGCTATCAGCGTTGACAGGTGTGTTTCTGTCCTCTTTCCAATTTGGCATCGATGTCACCGGCCACAGCACTTGTCTACCATTGTTTGTGCTCTCATATGGATCCTTACTTTCCTATCCATTGGATTATGCATTTATGCTTCTTTGGCGAAGaaactatttttcttcttcttcctggttcCTCCTGTGCTTTGCTTTCCACTCATGCTTATCTCCACAGTGATCCTGCTTATAAAAGTTTGCTTCAGATCACAACAGAGGAATAAGGGAAGGGTCTTAAGAGCCATCCTTCttgctctcctcttcttcctctttttcactTTTACATTAACTTTCATGATTTTACTTCTGTTTCTCAGGTTTGATATCTCATCACCTTCACTAATTGTTGGACACTTATGCAGCTGTCTAAACAGCAGTGTTAACCCactgatttattttctggttggaAGAAAGAAACAGAATCGCTCAAGGGAGAGCATGAAGGTTGCATTGCGGAGGCTTTTCAAGGAGGAGGAACATGGAAGAGAGGAGCTAGAACTCCGAGTCAGCCCCCAGATATAA